A single genomic interval of Koleobacter methoxysyntrophicus harbors:
- a CDS encoding FtsB family cell division protein: MYMSKQVPKRKRKFKIRHLIIMAVIIYIVSTFVSQQLKINEIKRQQLEVKGKIEAAILEKKELEEEIERLNSDEYIEELARKELGLIKPGDIIYKAVSSPQGTDSEKE, translated from the coding sequence ATGTACATGTCAAAACAAGTCCCTAAAAGAAAAAGAAAATTTAAAATACGCCACCTGATTATTATGGCTGTCATTATTTATATTGTATCTACCTTTGTTTCCCAACAGCTTAAAATAAATGAAATAAAACGTCAGCAGTTAGAAGTTAAAGGGAAAATAGAGGCAGCTATCCTGGAAAAAAAGGAATTAGAGGAGGAAATAGAACGCCTTAACAGCGATGAATATATAGAAGAACTTGCGCGGAAGGAACTAGGGTTAATAAAACCCGGAGATATAATATATAAAGCGGTTTCTTCACCTCAGGGGACCGATTCCGAAAAAGAGTAA
- the yabQ gene encoding spore cortex biosynthesis protein YabQ has product MEFTDVMLDGRILAVSLGIGIVLGIFLDIYSLIRNATRPGPVGTWIGDLAFWILFAFITFSVYYWCYWGQIRAYNIAAHLLGLFIYKTLLSRRFIVLFIKIGRVILWPYRALQRFCLWPFLIIKKLKL; this is encoded by the coding sequence ATGGAATTTACCGATGTTATGTTAGACGGCAGGATATTGGCTGTTTCCTTAGGGATTGGGATAGTCCTGGGCATATTTTTAGACATTTATAGCCTTATAAGAAATGCAACCCGGCCGGGACCGGTAGGTACATGGATAGGAGACCTTGCCTTCTGGATTTTGTTTGCATTCATTACCTTTTCCGTTTACTATTGGTGCTATTGGGGTCAGATCAGGGCATATAATATAGCTGCCCATCTTCTAGGTTTGTTCATATATAAAACCCTGCTGTCACGGAGGTTTATAGTACTCTTTATCAAAATCGGAAGGGTCATTCTTTGGCCGTATAGAGCATTACAGAGGTTTTGCTTATGGCCGTTTTTAATAATTAAAAAACTAAAGCTATAG
- a CDS encoding lytic transglycosylase domain-containing protein, translating to MTLLKFTAFKRKKRSVLVHILLFPYYLVKTLIFIILSPLVILVDLFRVNETLNKSWAVYLLTLSTVPIILSWFITKYNMEQTQMVFSTVSAYSRYSLSKKELKGVPFDDIINYHALQNDLDPALVAAIIQKESNFDPEAVSPAGARGLMQITPATWRYLMPHSSCDGNHLPPAVEHDCIFDPYANIEAGTKYLRMLLDDYNGNTVTVLAAYNAGRGNVARYGREQPFNIPAFPETQSYVKDVVAMWMDYRDKIPDLDLESSMILYEVNQKLYYISFALWFLLALWIIIKSDKRHMHNF from the coding sequence ATGACACTGCTGAAATTTACAGCCTTTAAAAGGAAAAAGAGGTCTGTTTTAGTACATATACTCCTATTTCCTTATTACCTGGTCAAGACTTTGATTTTTATAATATTAAGCCCTCTTGTAATTCTGGTGGACCTGTTCAGGGTAAATGAAACTTTAAATAAATCCTGGGCTGTTTATCTTTTAACATTGAGCACCGTCCCCATAATTTTGTCCTGGTTTATAACTAAATATAACATGGAACAAACGCAGATGGTCTTTTCTACGGTTTCCGCGTATTCCAGATATTCCCTTTCGAAAAAAGAACTAAAAGGGGTTCCCTTTGATGATATTATAAATTATCACGCCCTTCAAAATGACCTGGATCCGGCCCTTGTTGCCGCCATTATACAAAAGGAGAGCAACTTTGACCCGGAAGCTGTTTCCCCGGCAGGGGCCCGCGGATTGATGCAGATTACTCCTGCAACCTGGAGGTATCTGATGCCTCATTCCTCCTGTGATGGAAACCATCTTCCCCCCGCAGTGGAGCACGATTGTATATTTGACCCTTACGCAAATATTGAGGCAGGGACTAAGTATTTGCGGATGCTTTTAGATGATTATAACGGCAATACCGTTACTGTTCTGGCTGCATATAATGCCGGGAGGGGAAATGTAGCCCGTTACGGAAGGGAACAGCCCTTCAATATACCTGCATTCCCGGAAACCCAGAGCTATGTGAAAGATGTGGTTGCCATGTGGATGGATTACCGGGATAAGATCCCTGACCTGGACCTCGAGAGCTCAATGATTCTGTATGAGGTAAACCAGAAGCTTTACTACATATCTTTTGCCCTGTGGTTTTTACTGGCATTATGGATTATAATAAAATCGGACAAACGGCATATGCACAATTTTTAA